A window of the Lactuca sativa cultivar Salinas chromosome 5, Lsat_Salinas_v11, whole genome shotgun sequence genome harbors these coding sequences:
- the LOC111915169 gene encoding uncharacterized protein LOC111915169 isoform X2: MNEEIWANGFSKTRSALVDVTNFVGKRGYSLISKSGVNTEGDHNKDEALRFGKKERLATENYKKENFDKQIVDSVLKPHLCSHIDSLNGNAIDHKAKVPCETKEPCPPGVRHNADSHTTPRSSNDARLSTRSSPISLPTRPLDRLETENDERIDSDENNLKERVEASISTNNGDDLTPDNSDFNKGDYLDFSRVLDSQESRSSCLERSMEQKGGMDSIKACSCSFCMKVAYMWSDLHYQDIKGRIADKWRSFFLHMEDIFALESNQLESSLLKLRVLREDCKSDLNPTEGINLNKK, translated from the exons ATGAACGAGGAAATCTGGGCAAATGGGTTTTCCAAGACCCGGTCCGCCTTGGTAGATGTTACAAATTTTGTTGGGAAAAGAGGGTATTCGTTGATTTCCAAATCAGGCGTTAACACTGAGGGTGATCACAACAAGGATGAAGCTTTacgatttggaaagaaagaacgtCTTGCAACAGAGAACTATAAAAAAGAAAACTTCGACAAACAGATTGTGGATTCTGTATTGAAGCCTCATTTATGTAGCCACATTGATTCGTTAAACGGGAATGCCATAGATCATAAAGCCAAGGTACCATGTGAAACCAAGGAACCATGTCCACCAGGTGTTCGACATAATGCCGACTCTCATACTACTCCTAGATCTAGTAACGATGCGAGATTATCTACCCGATCATCGCCCATATCATTACCCACAAGGCCACTTGATAGACTAGAAACAGAAAACGATGAAAGAATCGACTCCGATGAAAATAATTTAAAGGAACGAGTTGAAGCTAGCATCAGCACCAACAATGGCGATGATCTTACTCCTGACAATTCTGATTTCAACAAAGGAGACTATCTAGACTTTTCAAGAGTACTGGATTCCCAGGAATCTAGGTCATCTTGTTTAGAAAGATCCATGGAACAAAAGGGTGGTATGGACTCCATCAAAGCTTGTTCATGTTCTTTTTGCATGAAAG TTGCTTACATGTGGTCAGATCTCCACTATCAGGATATCAAAGGCAGAATAGCTG ATAAGTGGAGGTCTTTTTTTCTTCATATGGAAGACATTTTTGCCCTTGAGAGCAACCAACTT GAATCGAGTTTATTGAAACTCAGAGTTTTGAGAGAGGACTGCAAAAGTGATCTAAATCCAACGGAAGGAatcaatttaaataaaaaatag
- the LOC111915169 gene encoding uncharacterized protein LOC111915169 isoform X1 yields MNEEIWANGFSKTRSALVDVTNFVGKRGYSLISKSGVNTEGDHNKDEALRFGKKERLATENYKKENFDKQIVDSVLKPHLCSHIDSLNGNAIDHKAKVPCETKEPCPPGVRHNADSHTTPRSSNDARLSTRSSPISLPTRPLDRLETENDERIDSDENNLKERVEASISTNNGDDLTPDNSDFNKGDYLDFSRVLDSQESRSSCLERSMEQKGGMDSIKACSCSFCMKVAYMWSDLHYQDIKGRIAAIKKSQKEASILVKRNSRNNEIGKYGQQSKFSKLESDLTDKWRSFFLHMEDIFALESNQLESSLLKLRVLREDCKSDLNPTEGINLNKK; encoded by the exons ATGAACGAGGAAATCTGGGCAAATGGGTTTTCCAAGACCCGGTCCGCCTTGGTAGATGTTACAAATTTTGTTGGGAAAAGAGGGTATTCGTTGATTTCCAAATCAGGCGTTAACACTGAGGGTGATCACAACAAGGATGAAGCTTTacgatttggaaagaaagaacgtCTTGCAACAGAGAACTATAAAAAAGAAAACTTCGACAAACAGATTGTGGATTCTGTATTGAAGCCTCATTTATGTAGCCACATTGATTCGTTAAACGGGAATGCCATAGATCATAAAGCCAAGGTACCATGTGAAACCAAGGAACCATGTCCACCAGGTGTTCGACATAATGCCGACTCTCATACTACTCCTAGATCTAGTAACGATGCGAGATTATCTACCCGATCATCGCCCATATCATTACCCACAAGGCCACTTGATAGACTAGAAACAGAAAACGATGAAAGAATCGACTCCGATGAAAATAATTTAAAGGAACGAGTTGAAGCTAGCATCAGCACCAACAATGGCGATGATCTTACTCCTGACAATTCTGATTTCAACAAAGGAGACTATCTAGACTTTTCAAGAGTACTGGATTCCCAGGAATCTAGGTCATCTTGTTTAGAAAGATCCATGGAACAAAAGGGTGGTATGGACTCCATCAAAGCTTGTTCATGTTCTTTTTGCATGAAAG TTGCTTACATGTGGTCAGATCTCCACTATCAGGATATCAAAGGCAGAATAGCTG CAATAAAAAAGAGCCAGAAAGAAGCTAGCATTTTGGTTAAGAGAAATAGTAGAAATAATGAAATTGGAAAATATGGGCAACAAAGTAAATTCTCAAAATTGGAGTCTGATCTTACAGATAAGTGGAGGTCTTTTTTTCTTCATATGGAAGACATTTTTGCCCTTGAGAGCAACCAACTT GAATCGAGTTTATTGAAACTCAGAGTTTTGAGAGAGGACTGCAAAAGTGATCTAAATCCAACGGAAGGAatcaatttaaataaaaaatag
- the LOC111915169 gene encoding uncharacterized protein LOC111915169 isoform X3 translates to MNEEIWANGFSKTRSALVDVTNFVGKRGYSLISKSGVNTEGDHNKDEALRFGKKERLATENYKKENFDKQIVDSVLKPHLCSHIDSLNGNAIDHKAKVPCETKEPCPPGVRHNADSHTTPRSSNDARLSTRSSPISLPTRPLDRLETENDERIDSDENNLKERVEASISTNNGDDLTPDNSDFNKGDYLDFSRVLDSQESRSSCLERSMEQKGGMDSIKACSCSFCMKVAYMWSDLHYQDIKGRIAGIEFIETQSFERGLQK, encoded by the exons ATGAACGAGGAAATCTGGGCAAATGGGTTTTCCAAGACCCGGTCCGCCTTGGTAGATGTTACAAATTTTGTTGGGAAAAGAGGGTATTCGTTGATTTCCAAATCAGGCGTTAACACTGAGGGTGATCACAACAAGGATGAAGCTTTacgatttggaaagaaagaacgtCTTGCAACAGAGAACTATAAAAAAGAAAACTTCGACAAACAGATTGTGGATTCTGTATTGAAGCCTCATTTATGTAGCCACATTGATTCGTTAAACGGGAATGCCATAGATCATAAAGCCAAGGTACCATGTGAAACCAAGGAACCATGTCCACCAGGTGTTCGACATAATGCCGACTCTCATACTACTCCTAGATCTAGTAACGATGCGAGATTATCTACCCGATCATCGCCCATATCATTACCCACAAGGCCACTTGATAGACTAGAAACAGAAAACGATGAAAGAATCGACTCCGATGAAAATAATTTAAAGGAACGAGTTGAAGCTAGCATCAGCACCAACAATGGCGATGATCTTACTCCTGACAATTCTGATTTCAACAAAGGAGACTATCTAGACTTTTCAAGAGTACTGGATTCCCAGGAATCTAGGTCATCTTGTTTAGAAAGATCCATGGAACAAAAGGGTGGTATGGACTCCATCAAAGCTTGTTCATGTTCTTTTTGCATGAAAG TTGCTTACATGTGGTCAGATCTCCACTATCAGGATATCAAAGGCAGAATAGCTG GAATCGAGTTTATTGAAACTCAGAGTTTTGAGAGAGGACTGCAAAAGTGA